One window from the genome of Variovorax sp. PAMC26660 encodes:
- a CDS encoding antibiotic biosynthesis monooxygenase family protein gives MTTIAEKTGFVTLINVFTVEPANQSELLTLLARATDTSVRNVPGFVSAALHRSVDGTKVTMYAQWESAEHYQAMRSNPVASPFLDQALAIAKFDPGMYEVVKVFSAPPQS, from the coding sequence ATGACCACAATTGCCGAGAAAACAGGATTCGTCACCCTCATCAACGTCTTCACCGTCGAGCCTGCGAATCAATCGGAGCTCCTCACGCTACTAGCACGCGCCACGGACACGTCCGTCCGCAACGTACCGGGCTTCGTCTCCGCAGCTCTTCATCGCAGTGTCGACGGTACAAAAGTCACGATGTACGCGCAGTGGGAAAGCGCCGAGCATTACCAAGCGATGCGTTCAAATCCGGTCGCGTCACCATTCCTTGACCAAGCACTCGCCATAGCGAAGTTCGACCCCGGTATGTACGAGGTGGTCAAGGTCTTCTCTGCTCCACCCCAAAGCTAG
- a CDS encoding peptidyl-tRNA hydrolase — protein MKMYILVRDDIPLGFAMVAVAHASLAGYLKFQNEPETQKWLSGPFFKAVCKANAKEFENAKQVADHLVLTESALENREVAIVFKPRDEWPKMFKFLRLYKEAPLPPAVSE, from the coding sequence ATGAAGATGTACATCCTTGTCCGAGACGACATCCCGCTAGGCTTCGCTATGGTCGCCGTGGCTCATGCATCCTTGGCTGGTTATCTCAAGTTTCAGAACGAGCCAGAAACACAGAAGTGGCTTTCAGGCCCTTTTTTCAAGGCTGTCTGTAAGGCGAATGCCAAAGAGTTCGAAAACGCCAAACAGGTTGCTGATCATCTGGTTTTGACTGAATCTGCACTTGAGAATCGAGAGGTGGCGATTGTCTTCAAGCCTCGGGATGAATGGCCAAAGATGTTCAAATTCCTTCGGCTCTACAAGGAGGCTCCATTGCCTCCGGCTGTGTCTGAATGA
- a CDS encoding response regulator transcription factor: protein MTATTAKDASGPAVIRLFLVDDHPLVRDGLRARLSTMPNLEIVGEAGSAAEALALVGTVQPDLLLMDVGMKDMNGIDLAQLLLQRQPAPHIVMLSMYDNPEYVQKALQVGARGYVLKDAPAAEIVAAIEAVSAGGTFLSPAVSKKLFRNQAPRPLLTPRESEILTALGRGESSKQIARDLDLSVRTVEAHRQSIKRRLGIEGQAELIKYAVEHAREFGRR from the coding sequence ATGACAGCGACGACAGCAAAAGATGCATCGGGGCCCGCAGTGATCCGCCTGTTCCTGGTGGACGACCACCCGCTGGTGCGCGACGGCCTGCGCGCCCGGCTCAGCACCATGCCCAACCTGGAGATCGTCGGCGAGGCCGGCAGCGCCGCCGAAGCGCTTGCGCTGGTAGGCACCGTGCAACCCGACCTGCTGTTGATGGATGTGGGCATGAAAGACATGAACGGCATCGACCTTGCGCAGTTGCTGCTGCAACGCCAGCCCGCGCCGCACATCGTGATGCTCAGCATGTACGACAACCCCGAGTACGTGCAGAAGGCCCTGCAGGTGGGCGCGCGCGGCTATGTGCTGAAAGACGCGCCGGCGGCAGAGATCGTCGCCGCCATCGAGGCCGTGTCGGCCGGCGGCACCTTCCTGAGCCCGGCGGTGTCGAAGAAGCTGTTTCGCAACCAGGCGCCGAGGCCGCTGCTCACGCCGCGCGAGAGCGAGATCCTCACCGCGCTGGGCCGGGGTGAATCGAGCAAGCAGATTGCGCGCGACCTGGACCTGAGCGTGCGCACGGTGGAGGCACATCGGCAGAGCATCAAGCGGCGGCTGGGGATCGAAGGGCAGGCTGAACTCATCAAGTATGCGGTGGAGCATGCGCGGGAGTTCGGGCGGCGCTGA
- a CDS encoding cache domain-containing protein — MNLRTKIVALAVAPLLVALVLVALAVRHQEHDLAQRERALIERSYMAQRRSELRSYVDLAVSNLLPLYESGQDDEATRNEALRRLAALNYGDDGYFFVYDLEGNSLMHSRQPELVGQNLWELRDSRGRYTIQELIKGAKENGGGYVEYEWRKPSSAQMAPKLGYVTAMPRWNWMVGTGLYLDDIESTMDTLDRQMNANVTATLLWIAGIAALCLGVVSAAGLLLNLSEHRTAEAKLRLLARRVVQSQEEERGHLARELHDGTSQTLVSAKLLIESAVESLDRQQQPTPPALGKALQRLNDSLLEVRRISHRLRPALLDTLGLPAALERLADEFREEGGVDASIMRQGETFELSPEVKTALFRLTQEALTNVRKHAQARHVHIALGFDEEEGVRLEVSDDGIGFDIDAVQLDPKRGIGLRNMRERMESIGGRLTMCSNEGRTSILAEVPARNARPEAT; from the coding sequence ATGAACCTTCGCACCAAGATCGTTGCGCTTGCCGTGGCACCTCTGCTTGTCGCACTGGTGCTGGTGGCGTTGGCGGTGCGCCACCAGGAGCACGACCTCGCGCAGCGTGAGCGCGCGCTCATCGAGCGCAGCTATATGGCCCAGCGCCGCAGCGAGCTGCGCAGCTATGTCGACCTGGCCGTGAGCAACCTGCTCCCGCTCTACGAATCCGGCCAGGACGACGAAGCCACCCGCAACGAGGCGCTGCGCCGCCTGGCTGCGCTCAACTACGGCGACGACGGTTACTTCTTCGTCTACGACCTGGAGGGCAACTCGCTCATGCATTCGCGCCAGCCCGAGCTGGTCGGCCAGAACCTCTGGGAGCTGCGCGACTCGCGCGGCCGCTACACCATCCAGGAACTGATCAAGGGCGCGAAAGAAAACGGCGGCGGTTATGTCGAGTACGAATGGCGCAAGCCGTCGAGCGCGCAGATGGCGCCCAAGCTCGGCTACGTGACCGCCATGCCGCGCTGGAACTGGATGGTCGGCACCGGCCTGTACCTGGACGATATCGAGTCGACCATGGACACCCTCGACCGGCAGATGAATGCCAACGTCACCGCCACGCTGTTGTGGATTGCAGGCATCGCCGCGCTGTGCCTGGGCGTTGTCAGCGCGGCCGGCCTGTTGCTGAACCTGAGCGAACACCGCACGGCAGAGGCCAAACTGCGCCTGCTCGCGCGGCGCGTGGTGCAATCGCAGGAGGAAGAGCGTGGCCACCTCGCGCGCGAACTGCACGACGGCACCAGCCAGACGCTGGTGTCGGCCAAGCTGCTCATTGAATCGGCCGTCGAATCGCTCGACCGCCAGCAGCAGCCCACGCCGCCCGCACTCGGCAAGGCGCTGCAGCGGCTCAACGATTCATTGCTCGAAGTGCGCCGCATCTCGCATCGCTTGCGACCCGCACTGCTCGACACCCTGGGCCTGCCCGCCGCACTGGAGCGGCTGGCAGACGAGTTCAGGGAAGAGGGCGGCGTCGATGCATCCATCATGCGGCAGGGTGAGACCTTCGAGCTGTCGCCCGAAGTCAAGACCGCGCTCTTTCGCCTGACGCAAGAGGCGCTGACCAACGTGCGCAAGCACGCACAGGCCCGGCACGTGCACATTGCGCTGGGCTTCGACGAAGAAGAAGGTGTGCGGCTCGAAGTGAGCGACGACGGCATCGGTTTCGACATCGACGCCGTGCAACTCGACCCCAAGCGCGGCATCGGCCTGCGCAACATGCGCGAGCGCATGGAGTCCATCGGCGGGCGGCTCACCATGTGCTCGAACGAAGGCCGCACCTCCATACTGGCCGAGGTGCCCGCCCGCAACGCGAGGCCCGAAGCCACATGA
- a CDS encoding transporter substrate-binding domain-containing protein produces the protein MTNRSLVVGAVLALTLVGASAQDNGTLAKTKAAGTITMGVREASPPLSYSLGTAYVGYHVELCEQMLAKLLPGVAIRQMAVTSQNRLPLLQNGTIDIECGSTTNNAARQQQAAFANTTYITEARFAVRAASGITSVEQLKGKTVVTTTGTTLVQRLRKLEQDRSFGITVVLAKDHAESFLLLESGRADAFAMDDNTLAGNIANARNPADFKIVGKPLGIEPIAIMLRKDDRAFKSAVDGYLAGAVASGALEKLYAKWFMAPIPPKNAVINIPLSDSLKAAFLSPNDRPAEAYEDR, from the coding sequence ATGACGAACCGATCATTGGTCGTCGGCGCCGTGCTGGCCCTCACGCTCGTGGGTGCCAGTGCGCAGGACAACGGCACGCTGGCCAAGACAAAGGCCGCAGGCACCATCACCATGGGCGTGCGCGAGGCATCGCCACCGCTGTCGTACTCGCTCGGCACCGCCTACGTGGGTTACCACGTCGAGCTGTGCGAGCAGATGCTGGCCAAGCTGCTCCCCGGCGTTGCCATCCGGCAGATGGCCGTGACCTCGCAGAACCGCCTGCCGCTGCTGCAGAACGGCACCATCGACATCGAGTGCGGCTCCACCACCAACAATGCCGCGCGCCAGCAGCAGGCCGCATTCGCCAACACGACCTACATCACCGAAGCGCGCTTCGCCGTGCGGGCTGCCAGCGGCATCACCTCCGTCGAGCAGCTCAAGGGAAAGACCGTGGTGACGACCACCGGCACCACGCTGGTCCAGCGGCTGCGCAAGCTCGAACAGGACAGGAGCTTCGGCATCACCGTGGTGCTGGCCAAGGACCATGCGGAGAGCTTCCTGCTGCTGGAAAGCGGCCGGGCCGATGCCTTCGCCATGGACGACAACACCCTGGCCGGCAACATCGCCAACGCCCGCAACCCGGCGGACTTCAAGATCGTGGGCAAGCCGCTGGGCATCGAGCCCATCGCCATCATGCTTCGCAAGGACGACCGCGCCTTCAAGAGCGCTGTCGACGGCTACCTTGCCGGCGCCGTGGCCTCCGGCGCGCTGGAGAAGCTGTATGCCAAGTGGTTCATGGCGCCGATCCCGCCGAAGAATGCCGTCATCAACATTCCGCTGAGCGATTCGCTCAAGGCGGCATTTCTCTCGCCGAACGACCGGCCGGCGGAGGCCTACGAAGACAGGTAG
- a CDS encoding aspartate aminotransferase family protein, with product MSEQLRAAARQYMVRYGGDTFPNLFRSARGAIVIDDTGREILDFTSGQMCATIGHNHPAIVRAVHEAGEKAFHMFSGMIPEVVAELAQKMATDWMPAPLTKSIFVNTGSESNEVALRMAKMYTGGFEILAVGGSWHGVTGGTSAVSFASDRKGYGVHVPGVFVMPEPNAYRPYIKGMSAEESALTCLDLGLKMYDMASTGRRAAIIIEPIISAGGVLVPPRSYMQALRKAADERGMLLIFDEAQTAFGRIGHRTASDFYGVVPDIMSVSKTMGGGLPLAATVTSPKIEQDVFEKGFTFYTSHVSDPLPATVGLAVLETIRKEGLIERARTTGAYLRGQLLDMQKRYEAIGDVRGEGLLLGVELVQDRESRLPYHELGARTTKKCFELGLSMNIRRRPERGSVWRIAPPLTVSNEEIDRATAILDRALRESLDEIARPAPVAPAAVAAN from the coding sequence ATGAGCGAGCAACTTCGCGCGGCGGCCAGGCAATACATGGTTCGCTACGGCGGCGACACTTTCCCCAACCTGTTCCGCAGCGCCAGGGGCGCCATCGTGATCGACGACACCGGCCGCGAGATTCTCGACTTCACCTCCGGCCAGATGTGCGCCACCATCGGCCACAACCACCCGGCCATCGTGCGCGCGGTGCATGAAGCGGGCGAGAAGGCCTTCCACATGTTCAGCGGCATGATCCCCGAGGTCGTTGCCGAACTCGCGCAGAAGATGGCGACCGACTGGATGCCCGCGCCGCTCACCAAGTCCATCTTCGTGAACACGGGCTCCGAGAGCAACGAGGTGGCACTTCGCATGGCGAAGATGTACACGGGCGGCTTCGAGATCCTGGCCGTGGGCGGTTCGTGGCATGGCGTGACGGGCGGCACCAGCGCCGTGTCTTTTGCGAGCGACCGCAAGGGCTACGGCGTGCATGTGCCGGGTGTCTTCGTGATGCCCGAACCCAACGCCTACCGGCCATACATCAAGGGCATGTCGGCCGAAGAGTCGGCGCTGACCTGCCTCGACCTCGGCCTGAAGATGTACGACATGGCATCGACCGGCCGCCGCGCGGCCATCATCATCGAGCCGATCATCAGCGCCGGTGGCGTGCTGGTGCCGCCCAGGTCGTACATGCAGGCACTGCGCAAGGCCGCGGACGAGCGCGGCATGCTGCTGATCTTCGACGAGGCGCAAACCGCCTTCGGCCGCATCGGCCATCGCACCGCATCGGACTTCTACGGCGTGGTGCCGGACATCATGTCCGTCTCGAAAACCATGGGCGGTGGCCTGCCATTGGCTGCGACCGTCACCAGCCCGAAGATCGAGCAGGACGTGTTCGAGAAGGGCTTCACCTTCTACACGAGCCACGTCTCCGACCCGCTGCCCGCCACGGTGGGTTTGGCCGTTCTGGAAACCATCCGCAAGGAGGGCCTGATCGAACGTGCCCGCACCACAGGCGCCTACCTGCGCGGCCAGCTGCTCGACATGCAAAAGCGCTACGAAGCCATCGGCGATGTGCGTGGCGAAGGCTTGCTGCTGGGCGTGGAATTGGTGCAGGACCGCGAATCGCGCCTGCCGTACCACGAGCTCGGCGCGCGCACGACGAAGAAGTGCTTCGAGCTGGGCCTGAGCATGAACATCCGCCGCCGGCCCGAACGCGGTTCGGTGTGGCGCATTGCGCCGCCGCTCACGGTGAGCAACGAGGAGATCGACCGCGCCACCGCCATCCTCGATCGCGCCCTGCGCGAGAGCCTCGACGAGATCGCCCGGCCCGCGCCCGTGGCCCCTGCGGCCGTTGCTGCGAATTGA
- a CDS encoding LysR family transcriptional regulator — protein sequence MDTRWFQDFVTLAEVQNFTRAAEMRNVSQAAFSRRIQALEQWLGAKLIDRAAFPTRLTPAGERFRKIATGLLNQIADARAEISDAPSRNHVRIASTYALVSTRLPIWWPQWSEEGGITCSLEVGNVHDTVSAFNAGSADILIGFHQAAHPIQLDMTRFDRHELGVEKVRPYVSRALAESGGLALPGTSAKPVPLLMYSPSGYFARVVDSAIEQSPQPLFGYRAFEAEMTDVLGDLASQGMGIAWLPDSSFVSGRLADLVPVGDGAWDVEVSIVAYRSRINARAVVGRLWERICAPGARQVSVGTSSQLSP from the coding sequence ATGGACACTCGTTGGTTTCAGGACTTCGTGACGCTGGCCGAAGTGCAGAACTTCACCCGCGCGGCAGAGATGCGCAACGTGTCGCAGGCCGCGTTCAGCCGCCGCATCCAGGCGCTGGAGCAATGGCTGGGCGCCAAGCTGATCGACCGGGCTGCGTTTCCAACGCGGCTCACGCCCGCGGGTGAGCGCTTTCGCAAGATCGCAACCGGCTTGCTGAACCAGATCGCCGACGCCAGGGCGGAGATCAGCGATGCGCCATCGCGCAACCATGTGCGGATCGCCTCGACCTATGCGCTGGTCAGCACGCGACTGCCGATATGGTGGCCGCAGTGGTCGGAAGAAGGCGGCATCACCTGCAGCCTGGAGGTGGGCAACGTGCACGACACGGTGTCCGCGTTCAACGCGGGCTCGGCCGACATCCTGATCGGCTTTCACCAGGCGGCGCATCCGATCCAGCTCGACATGACCCGCTTCGATCGGCATGAGCTGGGCGTTGAAAAGGTGCGGCCCTATGTGTCGCGCGCGCTGGCTGAATCGGGCGGGCTCGCACTGCCGGGCACATCGGCCAAGCCGGTGCCGTTGCTCATGTATTCGCCCAGCGGCTACTTCGCACGCGTGGTCGATTCGGCCATCGAACAGTCGCCCCAGCCGCTCTTCGGCTATCGCGCCTTCGAGGCCGAGATGACCGACGTGCTCGGCGACCTGGCGTCGCAAGGCATGGGCATCGCATGGCTGCCCGACAGCTCTTTCGTTTCAGGGCGGCTCGCGGACCTCGTGCCCGTGGGTGATGGCGCCTGGGACGTGGAAGTGAGCATCGTGGCCTACCGGTCGCGGATCAACGCGCGGGCCGTGGTCGGGCGGCTGTGGGAGCGCATCTGCGCCCCGGGAGCGCGTCAGGTGTCGGTGGGTACGTCGTCCCAGTTGTCGCCGTAG
- a CDS encoding DUF4272 domain-containing protein, translated as MNFLRRWWDRQNERDAFKKGVIAFSKHCVAAVKHQVPEATRVRTRALWYGDQTGARVVWTDGSGREWQWPLYLAFHAYRQTPAQREAVIARSLHALLNPPDDEEDEEEEQRVSRTPEQVAQRLLALVAVVWRANASEEIAQEGIAWAKAQGITAFLSPAEHSFIFHEQRPPQADVVNLGWRAEAMVPMIWALGGLPAMPPSNERSTSWSNPMLRQAMKSPADFIAGATLRPAVEVEAEESRLHDEHWHVRDAQLRRQPVPSGLEAGIVIERRYALSWMVGYGDNWDDVPTDT; from the coding sequence ATGAATTTTCTTCGCCGCTGGTGGGACCGGCAGAACGAACGCGACGCCTTCAAGAAAGGAGTGATCGCGTTCAGCAAGCACTGCGTTGCGGCCGTGAAGCACCAAGTGCCGGAAGCCACCAGGGTTCGCACCCGCGCCCTCTGGTATGGCGACCAGACTGGCGCGCGCGTCGTGTGGACCGATGGCAGCGGCCGCGAGTGGCAATGGCCTCTTTACCTCGCCTTTCACGCGTACCGGCAGACACCCGCGCAGCGCGAGGCCGTCATCGCGCGTTCGCTGCATGCCTTGCTGAACCCGCCCGACGACGAAGAGGACGAGGAAGAAGAACAGCGCGTGTCCCGCACCCCAGAGCAAGTCGCACAGCGCCTGCTGGCACTGGTCGCCGTGGTGTGGCGCGCCAACGCCAGCGAAGAGATCGCGCAGGAGGGCATCGCCTGGGCCAAGGCGCAGGGCATCACCGCGTTTCTCTCTCCCGCTGAACACAGCTTCATCTTTCACGAACAGCGTCCGCCGCAAGCTGACGTTGTGAACCTCGGCTGGCGCGCAGAGGCCATGGTGCCGATGATCTGGGCCCTTGGCGGCTTGCCCGCCATGCCGCCTTCGAACGAGCGCAGCACAAGCTGGTCGAACCCGATGCTCCGGCAGGCCATGAAATCGCCGGCCGACTTCATCGCAGGCGCCACGTTGCGTCCGGCCGTCGAAGTGGAAGCGGAAGAAAGCCGCCTGCACGACGAGCACTGGCATGTGCGCGACGCCCAGTTGCGCCGCCAACCCGTGCCCTCGGGCCTCGAAGCCGGCATCGTCATCGAGCGGCGCTACGCCCTGAGCTGGATGGTCGGCTACGGCGACAACTGGGACGACGTACCCACCGACACCTGA
- a CDS encoding MFS transporter encodes MSPALTLVFAVACGLCVANIYYAQPLIGPISDTLQLHAGLAGLIMTLTQLGYGAGLLLLVPLADVVENRRLIIGALFGAVIGLVGIALSGSAVTFLAASFVVGACAVAAQVLLPFASHLAPEATRGKVVGNIMAGLLGGIMLARPFASVVAATLGWRAVFWISAVLMASLIAVLWRVLPQRHAHASVGYARTMASLPGIVWNTPLLRRRGLYQGMMFAAFQAFWTAVPLALVHEFGMGQGGIGLFALAGAAGALLAPVAGRLADRGLTRPATGVAIVVALLSFVLGAVSMHFHSLAGLVAAGILLDGAVQLCQVLNFRSLFMLAPELRGRLNGLFMTFIFICAAIASGIAAAVYAFHGWTGLCLLGGGFVTVALLYYATEFIGRAAPATATAGR; translated from the coding sequence CTGTCCCCGGCACTGACGCTGGTCTTCGCCGTCGCCTGCGGCCTGTGCGTGGCCAACATCTACTACGCCCAGCCGCTGATCGGCCCGATCTCCGACACGCTGCAACTGCATGCGGGCCTGGCCGGCCTGATCATGACGTTGACCCAGCTCGGGTACGGCGCCGGCCTGTTGCTGCTGGTGCCGCTGGCCGATGTGGTCGAGAACCGGCGCCTGATCATCGGCGCGCTGTTCGGTGCGGTGATCGGGCTGGTGGGCATTGCGCTCTCGGGTTCGGCCGTCACCTTCCTGGCGGCGTCTTTCGTGGTGGGCGCTTGCGCCGTGGCGGCGCAGGTGCTGCTGCCCTTTGCCTCGCACCTCGCACCCGAGGCCACGCGCGGCAAGGTGGTCGGCAACATCATGGCCGGCCTGCTGGGCGGGATCATGCTGGCGCGGCCTTTCGCCAGCGTGGTGGCGGCCACCCTGGGGTGGCGCGCGGTGTTCTGGATCTCGGCCGTGTTGATGGCTTCACTCATCGCCGTGCTGTGGCGCGTGCTGCCTCAACGGCATGCGCATGCATCGGTGGGCTATGCGCGCACCATGGCTTCGCTGCCCGGCATCGTGTGGAACACGCCATTGCTGCGCCGGCGCGGCCTGTACCAGGGGATGATGTTCGCGGCCTTCCAGGCCTTCTGGACGGCCGTGCCGCTGGCGCTGGTGCACGAGTTCGGCATGGGGCAGGGCGGCATCGGCCTGTTCGCATTGGCCGGTGCGGCGGGCGCGCTGCTGGCACCTGTCGCGGGCCGGCTGGCCGACCGGGGATTGACGCGGCCTGCCACCGGCGTGGCCATCGTCGTCGCGCTGCTGTCCTTTGTGCTGGGCGCCGTGTCGATGCACTTCCATTCGCTGGCCGGGCTGGTCGCGGCGGGCATCCTGCTCGACGGCGCGGTGCAGCTTTGCCAGGTGCTCAACTTCCGCAGCCTGTTCATGCTGGCGCCCGAGTTGCGCGGCCGGCTCAACGGCCTGTTCATGACCTTCATCTTCATCTGCGCGGCAATCGCTTCGGGCATTGCGGCGGCGGTGTATGCCTTCCACGGCTGGACGGGCCTGTGCCTGCTCGGTGGCGGCTTCGTGACCGTGGCGCTGCTGTACTACGCGACTGAATTCATCGGCCGCGCGGCGCCGGCCACGGCCACTGCGGGGCGTTGA
- a CDS encoding DedA family protein/thiosulfate sulfurtransferase GlpE → MAQLMSLLVQNAILVVFAVSFAARLGLPVPAAAVLVVTGALLAAGDVSVVGVVLAAVVANLLGDGAWFYAGRRFGYRFMRMLCRISLSPDSCVRRGESLITEWGGLSLVAAKFVPGVSVVAPPMAGALGMSVRRFIGFDVGAALVWTGLFLGLGWLFRNQIQEVLAVMAQAGGIATAALAVLLVVILAVRYWRRRAFRRLTGMPRITVDELHDLLSGEEPPLIIDVRGKAGIQVDPRRIPGALPYTLKALQQRTLDLTIDPNRDVVLYCNCPNEVSAAQAARVLLARGARRALPLTGGLDAWVASGRPTSLH, encoded by the coding sequence ATGGCACAGCTGATGTCGCTGCTGGTGCAGAACGCGATCCTGGTGGTGTTCGCCGTGAGCTTTGCCGCCCGCCTCGGGCTGCCGGTGCCGGCTGCCGCCGTGCTGGTGGTCACAGGTGCGCTGCTGGCGGCGGGCGATGTGTCCGTGGTGGGCGTGGTGCTCGCCGCGGTGGTGGCCAACCTGCTGGGCGACGGCGCGTGGTTCTATGCCGGGCGGCGCTTCGGCTACCGCTTCATGCGGATGCTGTGCCGCATCTCGCTGTCGCCCGACTCGTGCGTGCGGCGTGGCGAATCGCTCATCACCGAATGGGGCGGCCTGTCGCTGGTGGCGGCCAAGTTCGTGCCAGGCGTGTCGGTGGTGGCGCCGCCGATGGCAGGCGCGCTGGGCATGTCGGTGCGGCGCTTCATCGGTTTCGACGTGGGCGCCGCGCTGGTCTGGACGGGGTTGTTCCTCGGCCTGGGCTGGCTCTTTCGCAACCAGATCCAGGAAGTGCTGGCCGTCATGGCACAGGCCGGCGGCATTGCCACGGCCGCGCTGGCGGTGCTGCTGGTGGTGATCCTGGCGGTGCGCTACTGGCGCCGCCGTGCCTTCCGCCGGCTCACGGGCATGCCACGCATCACCGTCGACGAGCTGCACGACCTGCTGAGCGGGGAAGAGCCGCCGCTCATCATCGATGTGCGCGGCAAGGCCGGCATACAGGTCGACCCGCGCCGCATTCCGGGCGCGCTGCCGTACACGCTCAAGGCGCTGCAGCAGCGCACCCTCGACCTGACGATCGACCCCAACCGCGACGTGGTGCTGTACTGCAACTGCCCCAACGAGGTGTCGGCCGCACAGGCTGCGCGCGTGCTGCTGGCACGCGGCGCCCGGCGCGCCTTGCCGCTGACCGGCGGGCTCGACGCCTGGGTGGCTTCGGGCCGCCCCACCAGCCTGCATTGA